The Shewanella japonica genome has a window encoding:
- the ychF gene encoding redox-regulated ATPase YchF, translated as MGFKCGIVGLPNVGKSTLFNALTKAGIEAANFPFCTIEPNTGVVPVPDSRLDKLAAIVSPERILPTTMEFVDIAGLVAGASKGEGLGNKFLANIRETDAIGHVVRCFEDPNIVHVANKVDPAGDIEVINTELALADLDSLERAITRQQKRAKGGDKEAKFEVEVLEKMRPTLDEGQMLRSLELSKEELASIAYLNFLTLKPTMYIANVSEDGFENNPHLDAVKAIAETENAVVVAVCAAIESELAEMDAEERDEFMADLGLDEPGLDRVIRAGYQLLDLQTYFTAGVKEVRAWTVPVGASAPQAAGVIHTDFERGFIRAQVMSYDDFIEYKGEAGAKDAGKLRVEGKGYIVKDGDVMHFLFNV; from the coding sequence ATGGGTTTTAAATGCGGCATTGTTGGTTTGCCAAACGTTGGTAAGTCAACACTATTTAATGCGTTAACTAAAGCAGGAATTGAAGCAGCTAACTTCCCGTTTTGTACCATTGAGCCTAACACTGGTGTTGTACCAGTACCGGATTCTCGTTTAGATAAGCTTGCTGCTATTGTTAGCCCTGAGCGTATTTTACCAACGACAATGGAATTTGTTGATATTGCAGGTTTGGTTGCTGGTGCATCTAAAGGTGAAGGCTTAGGAAATAAATTCCTAGCTAACATTCGTGAAACTGATGCGATTGGTCATGTGGTTCGTTGTTTTGAAGACCCAAACATTGTTCACGTTGCTAATAAAGTTGATCCAGCTGGCGATATCGAAGTGATTAACACTGAATTAGCCTTAGCTGACTTAGACAGTTTAGAGCGTGCTATTACACGTCAACAAAAGCGTGCTAAAGGTGGCGATAAAGAGGCTAAGTTTGAAGTTGAAGTGCTTGAGAAAATGCGCCCAACGCTAGATGAAGGCCAAATGCTGCGTTCACTTGAGCTAAGTAAAGAAGAGCTAGCATCTATTGCTTACCTTAACTTCTTAACACTTAAGCCTACTATGTATATTGCTAACGTGTCTGAAGATGGTTTTGAAAACAACCCACATTTAGATGCAGTAAAAGCGATTGCAGAAACAGAGAATGCTGTTGTTGTTGCTGTTTGTGCGGCGATTGAATCTGAGCTTGCAGAAATGGACGCTGAAGAGCGTGATGAGTTTATGGCAGATCTCGGTTTAGACGAGCCAGGCCTTGATCGTGTTATTCGTGCAGGTTACCAATTACTGGATTTGCAAACTTACTTTACCGCTGGTGTAAAAGAAGTGCGTGCTTGGACTGTGCCAGTTGGCGCAAGTGCTCCACAGGCTGCTGGTGTTATTCATACTGACTTTGAGCGTGGCTTTATTCGTGCACAAGTGATGAGTTATGATGACTTCATTGAGTATAAAGGTGAAGCTGGTGCCAAAGATGCGGGTAAATTACGTGTCGAAGGTAAAGGTTATATCGTTAAAGATGGCGATGTAATGCATTTCTTATTCAACGTATAA
- a CDS encoding biopolymer transporter ExbD, translating to MRRRRRPNTEDAELDITSFMNLMIVLVPVLLLSLVFSQVRILNLQLPVSAESQQADEDQEPKVLELVITSNHLTLNYPAGILLKRFEITDEGYDFKALSVYLQDLKLTFQQQAIEKRDIVLLLEPNVDYQTIVTTMDTVRSYKAVVAANLVDAELFPLISLGDAPENSLEQSASSTTAGGQP from the coding sequence ATGAGACGCCGTCGTCGCCCCAATACCGAAGACGCTGAACTCGATATCACTTCGTTTATGAACTTGATGATCGTGTTAGTGCCAGTATTGCTGCTTAGTTTAGTGTTTTCACAAGTGCGGATTTTAAATCTGCAACTACCTGTGTCTGCAGAATCTCAGCAAGCTGATGAAGATCAAGAACCTAAGGTACTTGAGCTGGTGATCACCTCGAATCACTTAACCCTTAACTACCCTGCGGGTATTTTACTTAAACGTTTTGAAATAACTGACGAAGGCTATGACTTCAAGGCATTATCTGTATATTTACAAGATTTGAAGCTGACATTTCAACAACAAGCCATTGAGAAAAGAGATATCGTGTTGTTGCTTGAGCCCAATGTGGATTACCAAACCATCGTCACGACAATGGATACCGTTAGATCTTATAAAGCTGTGGTTGCCGCCAATTTAGTGGATGCTGAGTTATTTCCGCTTATTTCATTAGGCGACGCCCCAGAAAATAGCCTTGAGCAAAGTGCAAGCAGTACAACCGCAGGAGGCCAGCCATGA
- a CDS encoding ExbD/TolR family protein — MKQSSRAKRLAKHHKRFKAGGKLNLVALMDIFTILVFFLIVNQSEVRVLQNIEKIKLPVSIAEELPVENLVITVLPDTVLIQERAVWQNSDDKPNFSEQENAQFIAAITTELTYQASKRVELTESEKEKGRAVTIIGGSDTPYLVLKQIMAACAETGYRNMSLAVERQASKTQSEG, encoded by the coding sequence ATGAAGCAATCTTCAAGAGCTAAGCGTCTTGCAAAGCACCACAAGCGCTTTAAAGCTGGCGGTAAACTTAATCTTGTCGCATTAATGGATATTTTCACAATCTTGGTTTTCTTTTTGATTGTGAACCAATCAGAAGTGCGGGTATTGCAAAATATCGAAAAGATAAAATTGCCAGTATCGATTGCCGAAGAACTGCCTGTTGAGAACCTGGTTATCACTGTATTGCCAGACACTGTGCTCATTCAAGAGCGTGCAGTGTGGCAAAACTCTGACGATAAACCCAATTTTAGCGAACAAGAAAATGCGCAATTTATTGCCGCTATCACCACAGAGCTGACCTATCAAGCCAGCAAGCGTGTTGAATTAACAGAGTCCGAAAAGGAAAAAGGACGAGCGGTCACCATCATAGGAGGCTCTGACACGCCTTACCTAGTGTTGAAACAAATTATGGCTGCATGTGCTGAAACAGGCTATCGCAATATGTCACTCGCTGTTGAGCGACAAGCCAGTAAAACACAGAGTGAGGGCTAA
- a CDS encoding AgmX/PglI C-terminal domain-containing protein, with product MTTASLTHSSDNSFSDIGDMFKPSRQDRLFKQILILLLVVYVIFGIGVPFLEQVEVPREVKEQLPPQLAKIMLKEKQLPVPEKPKEEPIPEPEPEKLEEKPVEKVEEPPKVKPTTREAAKEKAQKSGLAAMKDELFSMREAFDVKPAAQSNLEQNQAQEVKVKRKLLAAAANTQSESLSTSTVQQTVVSDAISTKNTQQIRLAEEEVLAVAGANAEIDREASSAGQRSEAALRRTLEANKARLYALYNRALRKDPFLKGKVMFEIEIQPNGSISRVDIQSSQLNNPKLERQLKVVLRSISFSAEDVATMTTIWAIDFLPS from the coding sequence ATGACCACAGCAAGCCTTACTCATAGCAGTGATAATAGCTTTTCTGATATCGGTGATATGTTTAAACCAAGTAGACAAGATAGATTATTTAAACAAATCTTAATTTTGTTACTGGTGGTTTATGTCATCTTTGGTATTGGTGTCCCTTTTTTAGAGCAAGTGGAAGTGCCAAGGGAAGTCAAAGAGCAATTGCCACCTCAACTGGCCAAAATCATGCTGAAAGAAAAACAACTTCCAGTACCTGAAAAGCCAAAAGAGGAACCTATCCCAGAACCCGAACCAGAAAAACTCGAAGAAAAACCTGTCGAGAAAGTGGAAGAACCACCAAAGGTGAAACCAACAACTCGAGAGGCAGCAAAAGAAAAAGCACAAAAGTCAGGCCTTGCAGCCATGAAAGATGAGCTTTTTTCGATGCGTGAAGCTTTTGATGTTAAACCTGCAGCGCAAAGTAACCTTGAGCAAAACCAAGCCCAAGAAGTGAAAGTAAAACGCAAATTACTTGCCGCAGCGGCTAATACACAAAGTGAAAGCTTATCGACTTCGACCGTGCAGCAAACCGTGGTATCTGATGCGATTAGCACTAAAAATACCCAGCAAATACGGTTAGCTGAAGAAGAGGTATTAGCAGTTGCAGGGGCGAATGCAGAAATTGATCGTGAAGCAAGTTCTGCAGGTCAGCGTTCTGAAGCGGCGTTAAGGCGTACCCTTGAGGCCAACAAAGCACGATTGTATGCACTGTATAACCGCGCTTTGAGAAAAGATCCTTTTCTTAAAGGTAAAGTCATGTTCGAAATTGAAATTCAACCAAACGGCAGCATTAGTCGTGTCGATATTCAATCGAGCCAATTAAATAACCCGAAATTAGAACGCCAATTAAAGGTTGTTTTACGTTCAATCAGCTTTTCTGCTGAGGATGTAGCGACCATGACGACAATTTGGGCCATCGACTTCTTACCCAGCTAG
- a CDS encoding GNAT family N-acetyltransferase, producing the protein MQINKIEPSMWQAIFELQCQVYTEIEPESLQVLRGKWLHSPHCCFVLQDKADNIIAYLLAHEWHDETPPKLYQPLLNENKGDRLFLHDLAVSKALKGKGVGKKMVTQLIDIAKAGHYQHIQLVAIQHSVSFWQKMGFSIDVNNVASETYGNNAQVMVLTL; encoded by the coding sequence ATGCAGATAAACAAGATTGAACCATCAATGTGGCAAGCGATTTTTGAGTTACAGTGTCAGGTCTATACTGAGATTGAGCCAGAAAGTTTGCAGGTGTTAAGAGGCAAGTGGCTACATTCGCCTCACTGCTGTTTTGTGCTGCAAGATAAAGCGGATAACATCATTGCTTACTTGCTCGCTCACGAATGGCACGATGAAACGCCTCCTAAGCTTTATCAGCCTCTTTTAAATGAAAATAAAGGGGATAGACTGTTCTTACATGATTTAGCAGTTTCTAAAGCACTTAAAGGCAAAGGCGTTGGTAAAAAAATGGTAACCCAGTTAATTGATATTGCTAAAGCTGGTCATTACCAACACATTCAATTAGTCGCGATTCAACATTCAGTGTCATTTTGGCAGAAAATGGGCTTTAGCATTGATGTAAATAATGTCGCCAGTGAGACTTATGGCAACAATGCGCAAGTGATGGTGCTAACCCTATAA